The following are from one region of the Salvia hispanica cultivar TCC Black 2014 chromosome 1, UniMelb_Shisp_WGS_1.0, whole genome shotgun sequence genome:
- the LOC125204524 gene encoding CMP-sialic acid transporter 1-like produces the protein MHWYVVASFLTILTSSQGILTTLSQSNGAYKYDYATVPFLAEVFKLIVSSMMLWRECQASTPPKITTDWRSVRLYPIPSVIYLIHNNVQFATLTYVDTSTYQIMGNLKIVTTGILFRLFLRRKLSNLQWMAIVLLAIGTTTSQVKGCGETSCESLFSSPIQGYMLGILSACLSALAGVYTEFLMKKNNDSLYWQNIQLYTFGAMFNMAKLTTDDLRSGFENGPWWRRLFNGYSATTWLVVLNLGSTGLLVSWLMKYADNIVKVYSTSMAMLLTMLVSVYIFNFKPTLQLFLGIIICMMSLHMYFAPPTVLVDLPLTAKASPESVGEVSGDQKTTS, from the exons ATGCACTGGTACGTCGTCGCTTCATTCCTCACCATTCTCACAAGCTCCCAG GGAATATTGACGACATTATCTCAGAGTAACGGGGCTTACAAGTATGACTATGCCACCGTGCCTTTTCTTGCTGAAGTTTTTAAG CTCATTGTGTCTAGTATGATGCTGTGGAGAGAATGTCAGGCGTCAACTCCTCCTAAAATCACGACTGACTGGAGAAGCGTTCGGttgtatccaattccttcTGTCATATACCTCATTCACAACAATGTGCAGTTTGCTACATTGACCTATGTTGATACCTCCACTTATCAGATAATGGGAAACTTAAAGATTGTTACGACTGGAATACTGTTCAG GCTGTTTTTGAGGAGGAAGCTTTCTAATTTGCAGTGGATGGCTATCGTTCTATTGGCTATTGGAACAACCACGAGCCAG GTCAAAGGTTGTGGAGAAACTTCTTGCGAGTCGCTTTTCTCGTCTCCAATTCAAGGATACATGCTGGGTATATTATCTGCTTGTCTCTCTGCATTGGCCGGTGTTTACACAGAATTCTTGATGAAAAAGAACAATGACAGCTTATATTggcaaaatattcaattatacaC ATTTGGTGCAATGTTCAACATGGCCAAGCTTACCACTGATGATTTAAGAAGTGGATTCGAGAATGGTCCATGGTGGCGACGCCTTTTCAATGGATATAGTGCAACAACTTGGCTGGTAGTGTTAAATCTTGGTTCGACTGGGCTGTTAGTATCATGGTTGATGAAGTATGCAGATAACATCGTTAAG GTGTATTCCACGTCGATGGCCATGTTATTGACAATGCTGGTATCTGTgtacattttcaatttcaaaccGACTCTTCAG CTCTTTTTGGGAATCATTATCTGCATGATGTCGCTGCACATGTATTTTGCCCCTCCAACCGTGCTCGTGGACTTGCCCCTGACAGCAAAAGCATCACCTGAAAGTGTAGGAGAAGTTTCTGGTGATCAAAAAACAACTTCCTAG
- the LOC125202204 gene encoding light-sensor Protein kinase-like, producing MEQFRQIGEVVGSLNALMVFQNNLCNRKQCCLLVDMLSHAYTTIAEMMKTNLKYKERNSKWKIMEQPLKELLRVYKEGESYIKMCLDTKDFWAKSITLYHNSDCVHLHIHNLLSCLPAALESIELAGQIAGNDQEDRQRKKTVYAFKYNRGLNDLRIFQLMFGHSYLVSHDFCTRMESVFAEDRLYILKNVRERSSPLKISDALLPSAILVNSKDYRVRRRIGAGKQFKEIQWLGESFALRHFHAEAGALEKEVAADIGLSHPNIMHTLCGFFDEGKKECFLVMELMHKDLSTYIKELCGAKKRVVPFSIPVAVDLMLQVARGMEYLHSRKIPHGELNPSNILIRTEGVIQAKIAGFGLDASVRRLTQSEPADSEQLSYIWHAPEVLGQETTTEGSSVEKCDVYSFGMVCFEMLTGKVPFEDAHLQGDKMSRNIRAGERPLFPSHTPKFLTNLIKKCWHTEPGQRPSFSSICRMMRYTKRFLAMNPEYGQQEEAAPLPPLDFSEVETAFVARFAAEDKQHMVWQIPYEIFGYRVAERARETSESGSDGVEEAAALEVEERKMRPVPSMDNVATKLSTLSKSLDIKKKIAGTATARARMVKPPQSPVGRPVRMNSDSKLVTRTRSRTSPRTDQEG from the exons aTGGAGCAATTCCGACAAATAGGAGAGGTTGTGGGAAGCTTGAACGCATTAATGGTGTTCCAAAACAACCTCTGCAATCGCAAGCAATGCTGTCTCCTGGTAGACATGCTCTCCCACGCCTACACAACGATTGCAGAGATGATGAAAACCAACCTCAAATACAaggagaggaattcgaaaTGGAAGATAATGGAGCAGCCATTGAAGGAGCTTTTGAGAGTATACAAGGAAGGCGAATCCTACATCAAGATGTGCCTCGACACCAAGGATTTCTGGGCCAAATCCATCACACTGTATCACAACTCCGACTGCGTCCATCTCCACATTCACAACCTCCTCTCCTGCCTCCCCGCCGCCCTCGAGTCCATCGAATTGGCCGGACAGATCGCCGGCAACGATCAAGAAGATAGGCAGCGGAAGAAAACTGTCTACGCTTTTAAATACAACCGAGGCTTGAATGATCTGAGGATCTTTCAGTTGATGTTCGGACATAGCTATTTAGTGTCTCATGATTTTTGCACTAGAATGGAGTCTGTCTTTGCCGAGGATAGGCTGTATATTCTCAAGAATGTTCGGGAGCGAAGCTCGCCCTTGAAGATCTCTGATGCCCTGCTTCCCAGCGCGATCCTCGTGAACTCCAAGGACTACAGGGTTCGGAGGAGGATCGGGGCCGGGAAGCAGTTCAAGGAGATTCAGTGGCTTGGGGAGAGCTTCGCTCTGCGCCATTTCCACGCGGAGGCCGGGGCTTTGGAGAAGGAGGTCGCGGCCGATATCGGCCTCTCCCATCCCAACATAATGCACACTCTTTGTGGCTTCTTTGATGAGGGCAAGAAGGAGTGTTTCTTGGTTATGGAGTTGATGCATAAGGACCTCTCCACTTATATCAAGGAGCTTTGTGGGGCCAAGAAACGGGTCGTCCCGTTTTCTATTCCTGTAGCCGTTGATTTGATGTTGCAGGTAGCGAGAGGGATGGAGTATCTCCACTCGAGAAAAATCCCTCATGGAGAGCTCAATCCCTCCAACATCCTGATCAGGACGGAAGGGGTCATCCAGGCCAAGATTGCAGGTTTTGGCCTGGATGCATCTGTCCGCAGGCTCACTCAGAGTGAGCCTGCGGATTCAGAGCAACTGTCGTATATCTGGCATGCACCCGAGGTTTTAGGTCAGGAGACGACGACTGAGGGGAGTAGTGTTGAGAAATGCGATGTGTATAGTTTCGGGATGGTGTGTTTCGAGATGTTGACCGGGAAGGTGCCCTTCGAGGATGCTCATCTTCAAGGGGATAAGATGAGCAGGAACATTAGGGCCGGGGAGAGGCCGTTGTTCCCGTCTCATACGCCAAAGTTCTTGACGAATCTGATCAAGAAATGTTGGCATACTGAGCCGGGACAGAGGCCTAGTTTCTCGTCGATATGTAGGATGATGCGCTATACGAAGCGTTTCTTGGCTATGAATCCCGAGTATGGGCAGCAGGAGGAGGCGGCGCCTCTGCCTCCGTTGGACTTCAGTGAGGTCGAGACGGCCTTCGTGGCAAGGTTTGCGGCTGAGGATAAGCAGCATATGGTGTGGCAGATACCGTATGAGATTTTTGGTTACAGGGTTGCGGAGAGGGCGAGGGAGACCTCGGAGTCTGGTAGCGATGGGGTCGAAGAGGCGGCTGCGTTGGAGGTGGAAGAGAGGAAAATGAGGCCAGTGCCTTCCATGGACAATGTGGCTACCAAACTCTCAACATTAAGCAAGTCTTTGGATATTAAAAAGAAGATTGCAG GAACGGCGACGGCGAGGGCGAGAATGGTGAAGCCACCGCAGTCACCGGTAGGGCGGCCGGTGAGGATGAATTCAGATAGCAAACTTGTTACAAGAACGAGAAGTCGGACTAGTCCTAGGACGGATCAAGAGGGCTAA
- the LOC125201669 gene encoding jasmonoyl--L-amino acid synthetase JAR6-like, whose protein sequence is MLEKMEDRFDPEAVIEEFESLSRDAGRVQRETLRKILDENGGTEYLQRWGLNGRTDSRSFKDCVPIVSHSDLEPYIQRIADGNSPCCLTGKPITTISLSSGTTQGKPKLVPFNDELMESTMQICKTSFAYRNREYPIGNGKALQFIYGSKQFKTKGGLAAGTATTNVYRNAHFKRMMRTMQTPCCSPDEVIFGPDFHQSLYCHLLCGLIFRDEVQVVSSTFAHSIVHAFRTFEQVWEELVTDIREGTLSSRITVPTIRAAMSKLLEPDPDLADTIYSKISGLSNWYGLIQELFPSTKYIYGIMTGSMEPYLKKLRHYAGELPLLSADYGSSEGWIGANVNPKLTPEVATFAVLPNIGYFEFIPLREDLNSQGQEAKPVGLTDVKIGEEYEILVTNFAGTQTFIQINYAIQFLKPCLLLVSYRCILVLCVCLLILSH, encoded by the exons ATGCTGGAGAAAATGGAGGACAGATTTGATCCAGAGGCAGTGATTGAGGAATTCGAGTCGTTGTCGAGAGACGCGGGGAGGGTTCAGAGGGAAACTCTGCGGAAAATCTTGGATGAAAATGGTGGAACAGAGTATTTGCAGAGATGGGGTCTCAATGGGAGAACTGATTCTCGTAGCTTCAAGGATTGTGTTCCCATTGTCTCCCACAGTGACTTGGAGCCTTACATTCAGCGAATCGCGGACGGAAACAGCCCCTGCTGCCTCACCGGAAAGCCAATCACCACCATCTCCTTGAG TTCTGGTACCACTCAAGGGAAGCCTAAGCTTGTGCCTTTCAACGACGAATTGATGGAGAGCACGATGCAGATATGCAAGACGTCGTTTGCATATAGGAATAG GGAGTATCCGATTGGGAACGGGAAGGCGTTGCAGTTCATCTATGGCAGCAAGCAATTCAAGACGAAAGGCGGGCTAGCTGCTGGAACGGCCACGACCAACGTGTACCGAAATGCACATTTCAAGAGAATGATGAGGACGATGCAGACGCCATGCTGCAGCCCGGATGAAGTCATATTCGGACCAGATTTCCACCAGTCGTTGTACTGTCATCTTCTATGCGGACTGATCTTCAGAGACGAGGTCCAGGTGGTCTCGTCCACGTTCGCGCACAGCATAGTCCACGCTTTCAGGACCTTTGAACAAGTCTGGGAAGAACTCGTGACTGATATCCGCGAAGGGACCTTGAGCAGCCGGATTACTGTCCCAACAATCCGAGCAGCTATGTCAAAGCTGCTCGAGCCAGATCCTGATCTAGCGGATACCATTTACAGCAAGATCTCGGGGCTAAGCAATTGGTACGGCCTAATCCAAGAGCTATTTCCTAGCACTAAGTACATATATGGGATCATGACCGGATCCATGGAGCCGTATCTGAAAAAATTGAGGCATTATGCCGGTGAGCTACCTTTGTTGAGCGCAGATTACGGATCCTCAGAGGGATGGATTGGTGCAAATGTCAACCCCAAGCTCACTCCAGAGGTGGCCACATTTGCTGTGCTTCCTAATATTGGCTACTTCGAGTTCATCCCTTTGAGAGAGGATCTAAACAGCCAAGGCCAAGAGGCGAAGCCCGTAGGGCTCACCGATGTCAAGATAGGCGAGGAGTATGAAATCTTAGTCACCAATTTTGCAGGTACACAAACattcattcaaattaattatgcaaTTCAATTCTTGAAACCGTGCTTGCTTCTCGTCTCATATCGTTGTATACTCGTATTATGTGTATGTTTGCTAATACTTAGCCACTAA